From a single Vitis vinifera cultivar Pinot Noir 40024 chromosome 18, ASM3070453v1 genomic region:
- the LOC100259903 gene encoding uncharacterized protein LOC100259903, translating into MGGSRVQVNKAHKTRFSSKSSRQVHKTSLQEKSRITKPGSNVAKGAKAARLQRNKMIRDQKRAAILKEKRASSGSTSPPRVIVIFGLSASVNVNSVEDDLLTLLSSKGNEPVFSTVASSEYKLRTTVLKAPHGDLSSCIEMVKVADLIAFVASASCSCEEGTSNYYIDSFGTQCLSVFRALGLPSTVVLIRDLPPEQKQRHELKKMCSSSLSSEFPEDCKFYPADTKDELHKFMWLFKEQRLSVPHWRNQRSYLMAQKVDLVPDDCNSGNCTLLLTGYLRAHGLSVNQLVHISGAGDFQLSKIEILKDPFPLNARKGQDLMDSDELNDEQVIRSLAPDKLKQEPLIIENVPDPLAGEQTWPTEAEMAEADRNQKQKNLKKRILPRGTSEYQAAWIVDDTDVEDSDRSDDDDAGDGMVLDENESCLPGHEGNNNFDLDDDQASLSLDSRDNDEQTDVDSVMMEGENLTREQIEDEIKKLKDAHAEDEEYPDEVDTPLDVPARKRFAKYRGLKSFRTSSWDPKESLPPEYARIFSFDNFARTQKHVLAKALDMEQGYMDDCLPAGTYIRLHIREVPVSVASKLCMLGKRMPVIACGLLQHECKMSVLHFSIKKHDAYDAPIKSKEELVFHVGFRQFVVRPIFSSDNMNSDKHKMEKFLHAGRFSIASVYAPISFTPLPLIALKSVNDVAASPAVVAFGSLRCVDPDRIILKKIILTGYPQRVSKLKAAVRYMFHSPDDVRWFKPVEVWTKCGRRGRVKEPVGTHGTMKCIFNGVLQQHDTVCMSLYKRTYPKWPEHGFPLLYA; encoded by the exons AAGCCGGGAAGCAATGTTGCCAAGGGAGCAAAAGCTGCTCGCCTGCAACGGAACAAGATG ATACGGGACCAGAAACGGGCAGCCATTTTGAAAGAGAAAAGGGCTTCAAGTGGATCCACAAGCCCTCCCCGGGTTATT GTTATTTTTGGTCTTTCTGCCTCTGTGAACGTAAATTCAGTGGAGGATGATCTCTTAACATTATTATCTTCAAAGGGAAATGAACCCGTGTTTTCTACGGTTGCTTCTTCCGAGTACAAACTGAGGACAACA GTACTGAAAGCACCTCATGGAGATTTGTCTTCATGCATTGAAATGGTTAAG GTTGCCGATTTGATTGCTTTTGTAGCATCTGCCAGCTGTTCGTGTGAGGAAGGCACTTCCAATTATTATATTGATTCATTTGGCACTCAGTGCCTTTCTGTTTTTAGAGCTCTTGGTTTACCAAGCACTGTAGTGTTGATTCGC GATCTACCTCCTGAGCAGAAACAAAGACATGAGTTGAAGAAAATGTGCAGTTCTTCCCTTTCTTCTGAATTTCCTGAGGATTGTAAATTTTATCCTGCAGATACAAAGGATGAGTTGCATAAG TTCATGTGGCTTTTCAAGGAGCAAAGGCTTTCAGTTCCTCACTGGCGTAATCAACGGTCATACCTTATGGCTCAAAAG GTTGATTTGGTACCCGATGATTGCAACTCAGGAAATTGTACCCTGCTCCTTACTGGTTATCTGCGTGCTCATGGTCTCTCAGTGAATCAGCTG GTCCATATTTCAGGTGCAGGGGATTTTCAGTTGTCCAAAATTGAAATTCTCAAGGATCCATTTCCTTTGAATGCAAGAAAAGGACAGGATCTTATGGATTCAGATGAATTAAATGATGAGCAG GTTATTCGTTCCTTAGCTCCTGATAAATTGAAGCAAGAGCCTTTAATCATTGAAAATGTTCCAGATCCTCTTGCAGGAGAACAG ACGTGGCCAACAGAGGCAGAAATGGCTGAGGCTGATAggaatcaaaaacaaaaaaatctgaaaaagaGGATTCTTCCTCGAGGTACTTCAGAATACCAG GCTGCTTGGATTGTGGATGATACAGATGTGGAGGATTCAGATAggagtgatgatgatgatgctgGTGATGGAATGGTGTTAGATGAAAATGAAAGTTGTCTTCCCGGTCATGAGGGAAACAATAATTTTGACCTTGATGATGACCAAGCTTCTCTTTCACTTGACTCCAGGGACAATGATGAACAAACTGATGTTGATTCAGTAATGATG GAAGGTGAGAACTTGACAAGGGAGCAGATCGAGgatgaaattaaaaaacttaaagaTGCGCATGCTGAAGATGAGG AGTATCCTGATGAAGTGGATACCCCCTTGGATGTTCCGGCGAGAAAGCGTTTTGCCAAGTATAGAGGCCTCAAGTCCTTTAGAACGTCTTCATGGGACCCTAAA GAATCTCTACCTCCAGAATATGCTAGAATTTTCTCATTTGATAATTTTGCAAGAACACAAAAGCATGTTCTTGCAAAAGCTCTAGATATGGAGCAAGGGTACATGGATGACTGTCTACCAGCTGGCACATACATAAGGCTTCATATCAGGGAGGTACCAGTTAGTGTTGCCTCCAAGTTATGTATGCTTGGGAAGAGAATGCCAGTGATTGCATGTGGCCTTTTGCAACATGAGTGCAAGATGTCAGTCCTTCACTTTAG CATAAAGAAGCATGACGCTTATGATGCTCCTATCAAATCCAAAGAAGAACTAGTATTTCATGTTGGTTTCCGCCAATTTGTCGTTAG GCCAATATTTTCTTCTGATAATATGAATTCAGACAAACACAAAATGGAAAAGTTTCTTCATGCAGGACGTTTCTCCATAGCATCGGTTTATGCCCCGATTTCCTTTACTCCTCTTCCTTTGATAGCCTTGAAGAGTGTGAATGATGTTGCTGCCTCACCTGCTGTTGTTGCATTTGGTTCTTTGAGATGTGTTGACCCAGACAGGATTATTCTGAAGAAAATTATCTTAACTGG TTACCCTCAAAGAGTGTCAAAACTGAAAGCCGCAGTAAGATACATGTTTCACAGCCCAGATGATGTGAGATGGTTCAAA CCTGTGGAAGTGTGGACAAAATGTGGTCGCCGGGGTCGTGTCAAGGAGCCCGTTGGTACACATG GGACCATGAAGTGCATTTTCAATGGGGTCCTTCAGCAGCACGACACAGTGTGCATGAGCTTGTACAAACGCACCTATCCCAAGTGGCCCGAACATGGGTTTCCACTTCTTTATGCTTGA
- the LOC100244516 gene encoding catalase isozyme 1 isoform X1, which produces MDPYKYRPSSAYNSPFWTTNSGAPVWNNNSSLTVGPRGPILLEDYHLVEKLANFDRERIPERVVHARGASAKGFFETTHDISNLTCADFLRAPGVQTPVILRFSTVIHERGSPETLRDPRGFAVKFYTREGNFDLVGNNFPVFFIRDGMKFPDMVHALKPNPKSHIQENWRIVDFFSHHPESLHMFSFLFDDVGIPQDYRHMEGSGVNTYTLINKAGKAHYVKFHWKPTCGVKCLLEEEAIRVGGSNHSHATQDLYDSIAAGNYPEWKLFIQTIDPDHEDKFDFDPLDVTKTWPEDILPLQPVGRLVLNRNIDNFFAENEQLAFCPAIVVPGVYYSDDKLLQTRIFSYSDTQRHRLGPNYLQLPANAPKCAHHNNHHEGFMNFMHRDEEVNYFPSRYDPVRHAERYPIPPAILTGRREKCIIPKENNFKQPGERYRSFAPDRQERFIQRWVDALSDPRVTYEIRSIWISYWSQVRPLSLAKFLEPFSSNITPSVSNQVLMSLLQTSG; this is translated from the exons ATGGATCCGTACAAG TACCGCCCTTCGAGTGCTTACAACTCCCCCTTCTGGACCACCAATTCCGGTGCTCCTGTCTGGAACAATAACTCATCCTTGACTGTTGGACCAAGAG GTCCAATTCTCCTAGAGGATTATCACCTGGTGGAGAAACTTGCCAATTTTGATCGGGAGCGGATCCCAGAACGTGTTGTGCATGCCAGGGGAGCCAGTGCCAAGGGTTTCTTTGAGACCACCCATGATATTTCTAACCTTACATGTGCTGATTTCCTTCGAGCCCCAGGGGTCCAGACACCTGTCATTTTACGTTTCTCCACAGTTATTCATGAGCGTGGCAGCCCTGAAACCCTGAGGGATCCTCGAGGTTTTGCAGTGAAGTTTTACACCAGAGAG GGTAACTTTGATCTAGTGGGAAACAATTTCCCTGTCTTTTTTATCCGTGATGGAATGAAATTCCCAGACATGGTCCATGCTCTGAAACCCAATCCTAAGTCCCACATCCAGGAGAACTGGAGGATTGTTGATTTCTTCTCCCACCACCCAGAAAGCCTGCACATGTTCTCATTCCTCTTCGATGATGTAGGTATTCCACAGGATTACAGGCACATGGAAGGATCTGGTGTGAACACCTATACTCTGATCAACAAGGCTGGAAAAGCACATTATGTGAAATTTCACTGGAAACCCACTTGTGGGGTTAAGTGTCTGTTGGAAGAAGAGGCAATCAGGGTTGGAGGAAGCAACCACAGCCATGCCACTCAGGATCTCTATGACTCCATTGCAGCTGGGAACTATCCTGAGTGGAAACTTTTCATCCAAACAATTGATCCTGATCATGAAGACAAATTTGACTTTGACCCACTTGATGTCACCAAGACCTGGCCTGAGGACATACTACCCCTGCAACCAGTCGGTCGCCTGGTCTTGAACAGGAACATTGACAACTTCTTTGCTGAAAATGAACAGCTTGCATTTTGCCCTGCTATTGTGGTTCCTGGTGTCTACTATTCAGATGACAAGTTGCTACAAACTCGGATCTTCTCCTATTCTGATACTCAGAGGCACCGCCTTGGACCAAACTATCTGCAGCTCCCGGCTAATGCCCCCAAGTGTGCTCATCATAACAATCATCATGAAGGTTTCATGAATTTCATGCACAGGGATGAGGAg GTCAATTACTTCCCTTCAAGGTATGATCCTGTTCGTCATGCTGAGAGGTACCCCATTCCTCCTGCTATCTTGACTGGAAGGCGTGAAAAG TGCATCATTCCAAAGGAGAACAACTTCAAGCAGCCAGGAGAGAGATACCGGTCCTTTGCGCCAGACAG GCAAGAGAGATTCATCCAGCGCTGGGTTGATGCTTTATCTGATCCACGCGTCACCTATGAGATCCGCAGCATCTGGATCTCCTACTGGTCTCAGGTCAGACCTCTTTCTCTTGCAAAGTTTCTTGAACCTTTCTCTAGTAACATAACTCCTTCTGTGTCAAATCAAGTACTAATGTCATTGCTCCAAACTTCAGGCTGA
- the LOC100249666 gene encoding BTB/POZ domain-containing protein At2g30600 — protein sequence MIEKKQKKFLTVAPFECAWRKDLRFREAGRGCVAFEAFAHNDVTLVFRESVGSQHYHYKRDNSPHYTVILGSHRNRRLKIEVDGKTVVDVAGIGLCCSSAFQSYWISIYDGLISIGKGRYPFQNLVFQWLDSNPNCSVQYVGLSSWDKHVGYRNVNVLPLTHNHISLWQHVDYGEYEGGEDGEEDLEDEYVSYEKWGLENFLESWELSDMFFIVGLEERAVPAHKVILGASGNFSFTSADEEVVQLPGVTYPVLHAFLQYIYTGQTQIPESQLVSLRALSLQFEVMPLLKQCEEIIERFKLNKKLFDSGKNVEISYPNAWPHCCTSFPSGLPVNMPRLKKLHFTGKYCDVDIYIEGHGLVAQPHRIILGLWSAPFAKMFTNGMSESISSKVCLRDVSPQAFNAMLEFMYSGKLDIDDTMDTGTLLLQLLLLADQFGVALLHQECCKTLLECLSEDSVCPILQVVSSVLSCKLIEETCLRKFSTHFDYYTTASIDFILLDQTTFCSIIQHPDLTVTSEERVLNAILLWCMQAKELHGWEVVDELITYSTPELLFRERLHSVIDLLPFIRFPLLPYPLLKKLEKSSLSRQIPVFDDLVKEAINYVEFGLARPENDQYARFQHRRSSFKELQYICDGDSNGVLHFAGTSYGEHQWVNPILAKRITITASSPTSRHTDPKVLVSRTYQGTSFTGPRVEDGKNCSWWMVDIGEDHQLMCNYYTLRQDGSRAYIRFWNLQGSLDGKAWTNLRVHENDQTMCKPGQYASWPIMAPNALLPFRFFRVILTGPTSDASNPWNFCICFLELYGYFH from the exons ATGATTGAGAAGAAGCAGAAGAAGTTTCTTACTGTGGCACCATTTGAGTGTGCCTGGCGCAAGGACCTGAGGTTTCGGGAAGCTGGGCGAGGCTGTGTGGCATTCGAAGCTTTTGCTCACAATGATGTCACGTTGGTTTTTCGGGAGAGTGTGGGAAGTCAGCACTACCATTATAAAAGGGATAACAGTCCACACTATACGGTAATTCTTGGTAGTCATCGGAATCGGAGATTGAAAATTGAGGTGGATGGGAAGACTGTGGTTGATGTGGCAGGGATCGGGCTTTGTTGTTCTTCGGCATTTCAGAGCTATTGGATCAGTATCTATGATGGTTTGATTAGTATTGGCAAAGGAAGATACCCTTTTCAGAATCTTGTGTTTCAGTGGCTTGATTCCAACCCCAATTGTAGTGTTCAGTATGTTGGCCTAAGTAGTTGGGATAAACATGTGGGTTATAGAAATGTCAATGTATTGCCATTAACCCATAACCATATATCCCTGTGGCAGCACGTGGATTATGGTGAATATGAAGGAGGGGAGGATGGTGAAGAGGATTTGGAGGATGAGTATGTGAGCTATGAAAAATGGGGACTCGAAAATTTTCTTGAGAGTTGGGAACTATCTGATATGTTCTTCATTGTTGGTTTGGAGGAAAGGGCTGTACCGGCTCACAAGGTTATCTTGGGGGCATCtggtaatttttctttcacttcagCAGATGAAGAGGTTGTCCAGCTCCCAGGGGTAACCTACCCAGTTCTTCATGCATTCCTTCAATATATCTATACGGGCCAGACCCag ATTCCAGAGTCACAACTTGTATCCCTGAGGGCTCTGAGCTTACAATTTGAAGTGATGCCATTGCTGAAGCAGTGTGAAGAGATTATTGAACGTTTTAAACTGAATAAGAAATTATTTGACTCGGGTAAGAATGTTGAGATATCATATCCAAATGCTTGGCCCCATTGCTGTACATCTTTCCCATCTGGACTCCCTGTGAATATGCCGAGGCtcaaaaaattgcattttaCTGGAAAGTACTGTGATGTGGACATCTACATTGAGGGTCATGGTCTTGTTGCACAGCCACATAGAATTATCCTTGGTTTATGGAGTGCTCCATTTGCAAAG ATGTTCACAAATGGAATGAGTGAGAGCATTTCCTCAAAGGTTTGCCTAAGGGATGTGTCGCCACAAGCATTCAATGCTATGCTTGAATTCATGTATAGTGGCAAACTCGATATAGATGATACCATGGACACGGGGACTTTGTTACTCCAGCTTCTTCTATTGGCAGATCAATTTGGTGTTGCTCTCTTGCATCAGGAATGCTGCAAAACTCTTTTAGAATGCCTATCAGAG GACTCAGTATGTCCAATTCTCCAAGTGGTTTCATCAGTTCTGTCATGTAAACTTATTGAAGAAACATGCCTGAGGAAATTTTCAACACACTTCGATTATTACACAACTGCAAGCATTGACTTCATCTTGTTAGATCAGACAACTTTTTGCAGTATTATTCAG CATCCAGATCTGACTGTAACGTCTGAGGAAAGAGTTCTCAATGCAATCTTATTGTGGTGTATGCAAGCAAAGGAATTGCATGGGTGGGAGGTAGTGGATGAACTCATAACATATTCAACTCCTGAACTCCTTTTCAGAGAGAGGCTTCACTCAGTCATTGATTTGTTGCCATTCATACGGTTTCCATTACTGCCATATCCCTTGCTCAAGAAG TTGGAGAAGAGCAGCCTTAGCAGACAGATTCCGGTTTTTGATGATCTT GTAAAGGAGGCAATCAATTATGTAGAATTTGGATTGGCAAGGCCAGAAAATGACCAGTA TGCAAGATTTCAACATAGGCGATCTAGCTTTAAGGAGCTCCAGTACATATGTGATGGGGACAGCAATGGAGTTCTGCACTTTGCAGGCACATCATATGGGGAACATCAGTGGGTAAATCCCATTCTAGCCAAG AGGATTACTATTACTGCAAGCAGTCCAACTTCGAGACATACTGACCCAAAGGTTCTAGTCTCAAGGACTTATCAG GGAACATCTTTCACTGGGCCTCGAGTTGAAGATGGGAAGAACTGTTCATGGTGGATGGTTGACATTGGCGAAGATCACCAG CTTATGTGCAACTATTACACCTTGAGACAGGATGGATCGAGAGCCTATATTAGATTTTGGAATCTTCAG GGGTCGTTGGATGGGAAAGCTTGGACAAACTTGAGAGTACATGAGAATGATCAGACAATGTGCAAGCCCGGTCAGTATGCATCATGGCCTATAATGGCACCGAATGCTCTACTTCCCTTCAGATTCTTTAGGGTTATTCTGACAGGTCCCACCTCTGATGCTTCTAACCCCTGGAACTTCTGCATTTGCTTCCTGGAACTGTACGGCTACTTCCACTAA
- the LOC100254787 gene encoding small nuclear ribonucleoprotein SmD3b, whose product MSRSLGIPVKLLHEAAGHVVTVELKSGELYRGNMIECEDNWNCQLESITFTGKDGKVSQLEHVFIRGSKVRFMVIPDMLKNAPMFKRLDARIKGKGSALGVGRGRAVAMRARAQAAGRGAPPGRGVVPPVRR is encoded by the exons ATGAGCAGAAGCTTGGGAATACCTGTGAAGCTTCTACACGAAGCCGCGGGTCATGTGGTGACTGTGGAACTGAAAAGCGGTGAGCTTTACAGAGGAAACATGATCGAGTGCGAAGATAATTGGAACTGTCAGCTTGAAAGCATCACCTTCACCGGCAAG GATGGGAAGGTTTCACAGCTTGAGCATGTTTTTATCCGAGGCAGCAAAGTCAG GTTTATGGTCATTCCAGACATGCTGAAGAATGCTCCAATGTTCAAGCGTCTTGATGCTAGAATCAAG GGCAAGGGCTCAGCACTTGGAGTTGGCCGGGGTAGGGCTGTTGCAATGCGTGCTAGA GCTCAGGCAGCTGGTCGTGGAGCTCCACCTGGTAGGGGTGTTGTGCCACCAGTACGGAGATGA
- the LOC100244516 gene encoding catalase isozyme 1 isoform X2 has protein sequence MDPYKYRPSSAYNSPFWTTNSGAPVWNNNSSLTVGPRGPILLEDYHLVEKLANFDRERIPERVVHARGASAKGFFETTHDISNLTCADFLRAPGVQTPVILRFSTVIHERGSPETLRDPRGFAVKFYTREGNFDLVGNNFPVFFIRDGMKFPDMVHALKPNPKSHIQENWRIVDFFSHHPESLHMFSFLFDDVGIPQDYRHMEGSGVNTYTLINKAGKAHYVKFHWKPTCGVKCLLEEEAIRVGGSNHSHATQDLYDSIAAGNYPEWKLFIQTIDPDHEDKFDFDPLDVTKTWPEDILPLQPVGRLVLNRNIDNFFAENEQLAFCPAIVVPGVYYSDDKLLQTRIFSYSDTQRHRLGPNYLQLPANAPKCAHHNNHHEGFMNFMHRDEEVNYFPSRYDPVRHAERYPIPPAILTGRREKCIIPKENNFKQPGERYRSFAPDRQERFIQRWVDALSDPRVTYEIRSIWISYWSQADKSLGQKLASRLNVRPSI, from the exons ATGGATCCGTACAAG TACCGCCCTTCGAGTGCTTACAACTCCCCCTTCTGGACCACCAATTCCGGTGCTCCTGTCTGGAACAATAACTCATCCTTGACTGTTGGACCAAGAG GTCCAATTCTCCTAGAGGATTATCACCTGGTGGAGAAACTTGCCAATTTTGATCGGGAGCGGATCCCAGAACGTGTTGTGCATGCCAGGGGAGCCAGTGCCAAGGGTTTCTTTGAGACCACCCATGATATTTCTAACCTTACATGTGCTGATTTCCTTCGAGCCCCAGGGGTCCAGACACCTGTCATTTTACGTTTCTCCACAGTTATTCATGAGCGTGGCAGCCCTGAAACCCTGAGGGATCCTCGAGGTTTTGCAGTGAAGTTTTACACCAGAGAG GGTAACTTTGATCTAGTGGGAAACAATTTCCCTGTCTTTTTTATCCGTGATGGAATGAAATTCCCAGACATGGTCCATGCTCTGAAACCCAATCCTAAGTCCCACATCCAGGAGAACTGGAGGATTGTTGATTTCTTCTCCCACCACCCAGAAAGCCTGCACATGTTCTCATTCCTCTTCGATGATGTAGGTATTCCACAGGATTACAGGCACATGGAAGGATCTGGTGTGAACACCTATACTCTGATCAACAAGGCTGGAAAAGCACATTATGTGAAATTTCACTGGAAACCCACTTGTGGGGTTAAGTGTCTGTTGGAAGAAGAGGCAATCAGGGTTGGAGGAAGCAACCACAGCCATGCCACTCAGGATCTCTATGACTCCATTGCAGCTGGGAACTATCCTGAGTGGAAACTTTTCATCCAAACAATTGATCCTGATCATGAAGACAAATTTGACTTTGACCCACTTGATGTCACCAAGACCTGGCCTGAGGACATACTACCCCTGCAACCAGTCGGTCGCCTGGTCTTGAACAGGAACATTGACAACTTCTTTGCTGAAAATGAACAGCTTGCATTTTGCCCTGCTATTGTGGTTCCTGGTGTCTACTATTCAGATGACAAGTTGCTACAAACTCGGATCTTCTCCTATTCTGATACTCAGAGGCACCGCCTTGGACCAAACTATCTGCAGCTCCCGGCTAATGCCCCCAAGTGTGCTCATCATAACAATCATCATGAAGGTTTCATGAATTTCATGCACAGGGATGAGGAg GTCAATTACTTCCCTTCAAGGTATGATCCTGTTCGTCATGCTGAGAGGTACCCCATTCCTCCTGCTATCTTGACTGGAAGGCGTGAAAAG TGCATCATTCCAAAGGAGAACAACTTCAAGCAGCCAGGAGAGAGATACCGGTCCTTTGCGCCAGACAG GCAAGAGAGATTCATCCAGCGCTGGGTTGATGCTTTATCTGATCCACGCGTCACCTATGAGATCCGCAGCATCTGGATCTCCTACTGGTCTCAG GCTGACAAGTCTCTGGGTCAGAAACTAGCATCTCGTCTCAACGTGAGGCCAAGCATTTGA